The proteins below come from a single Carassius carassius chromosome 11, fCarCar2.1, whole genome shotgun sequence genomic window:
- the LOC132153253 gene encoding septin-8-like, which yields MASSDVVRQMDKNARPLALSGHVGFDSLPDQLVNKSTSQGFCFNILCIGETGIGKSTLMDTLFNTNFENFESSHFEPKVKLRAQTYDLQESNVRLKLTVVNTVGFGDQMNKQESYQHIVDYIDTQFESYLQEELKIKRSLHNYHDSRIHACLYFIAPSGHSLKSLDLVTMKKLDSKVNIIPVIAKADTISKSELHKFKIKIMSELVSNGVQIYQFPIDDESVAKINTAMNGHLPFAVVGSTEEVNIGTKMVKARQYPWGVVQVENESHCDFVKLREMLICVNMEDLREQTHSRHYELYRRCKLEEMGFRDTDPESKPVSLQQTYEEKRQEFVGELQRREEEMRQTFVQRVKEKESELKDAERELQGKFEQLKRMHAEEKSKLEEKRRSLEEDMSVFSKHRAASELLQAQTFNTSSNNKKDKDRKNSGFM from the exons ATGGCTTCTTCTGATGTGGTTCGACAGATG GACAAGAACGCGCGTCCGCTGGCTCTGTCAGGTCACGTCGGGTTCGACAGTCTTCCAGATCAACTGGTCAACAAGTCCACGAGTCAGGGATTCTGCTTCAACATCCTCTGCATCG gtgAAACTGGGATCGGTAAATCCACGCTGATGGACACGCTCTTCAACACCAACTTTGAGAACTTCGAGTCGTCTCATTTTGAGCCGAAGGTGAAGCTGCGAGCGCAGACGTACGATCTCCAGGAGAGTAACGTTCGTCTGAAGCTCACCGTGGTGAACACCGTGGGCTTCGGCGATCAGATGAACAAACAAGAGAG ttacCAGCACATCGTGGATTACATCGACACACAGTTTGAGTCGTATTTACAGGAGGAGCTGAAGATCAAGCGCTCGCTCCATAACTATCACGACTCCAGGATCCACGCGTGTCTCTACTTCATCGCTCCGTCCGGACACTCGCTCAAATCCCTGGACCTGGTCACCATGAAGAAACTGGACAGCAAG GTCAACATCATCCCCGTCATCGCTAAAGCCGACACCATCTCCAAGAGCGAGCTGCACAAGTTCAAGATCAAGATCATGAGCGAGCTGGTGAGCAACGGCGTGCAGATCTACCAGTTCCCCATCGACGACGAGAGCGTGGCCAAGATCAACACCGCCATGAAC GGGCATCTTCCCTTCGCCGTGGTGGGCAGCACAGAGGAGGTGAACATCGGGACAAAGATGGTGAAGGCCAGGCAGTATCCCTGGGGCGTCGTGCAGG tggagAACGAGAGTCACTGTGACTTCGTGAAGCTGCGTGAGATGCTGATCTGTGTGAACATGGAGGACCTGCGCGAGCAGACGCACAGCAGACACTACGAGCTCTACAGACGCTGTAAGCTGGAGGAGATGGGCTTCAGAGACACCGACCCCGAGAGCAAACCCGTCAG TCTTCAGCAGACGTACGAGGAGAAGCGGCAGGAGTTTGTGGGCGAGCTGCAGAGACGAGAGGAAGAGATGAGACAGACGTTTGTGCAGAGAGTCAAAGAGAAAGAGTCCGAGCTGAAGGACGCCGAGCGAGAG cTGCAGGGGAAGTTCGAGCAGCTGAAGCGGATGCATGCGGAGGAGAAGAGCAAGCTGGAGGAGAAGCGCAGGAGTCTGGAGGAGGACATGAGCGTCTTCAGTAAGCACAGAGCTGCCAGTGAACTCCTGCAGGCGCAGACCTTCAACACCAGCAGCAACAACAAGAAGGACAAGGACCGCAAGAA CTCTGGATTCATGTGA
- the sowahca gene encoding ankyrin repeat domain-containing protein SOWAHC, with the protein MATECTQESVLDFLLENGGRVKNKDLVAHFKVFLSSENTKRAILKERFKRYVDNIAYVKQENGEKVVCLKKKYRYPEMRSGRAQDEKPFNDAADEDINRGIKALHFEENASVHEGIDDLKAVRDDEEELCVSDIALIEKDEIVHGNDVKPNAPELSNARSTGEAGVGRASVTPQVIVNRRRTSRGSQRSLLGSSEDGANDALPEDSSTPKCSRKNFIELMMSSSPQVRRSLVHRNSQGQMSARNSDFRMSSVDEDCASVTLDPLEHEWMMCTADGEWDSLQRLLECDPTLISKKDFITGFTCLHWAAKQGRHELFAMLVDFAKRHGVTVNVNTRSSAGYTPLHLAAMHNHKEVMKLLVGAYDADVDVRDYSGKKAAQYLRASVTGDIRDIVGACPNSDTENASGAGRWKLPKVLQSNLNPLRLLNHPEEMTADAQPRPKSLYRKSSIGRIRLQRNRFKTQIVHSTSFRENQEGEETLKSPVKSRPISNLFG; encoded by the exons atggcGACGGAGTGCACGCAAGAATCCGTTCTGGACTTTCTATTGGAAAACGGGGGGCGAGTGAAAAACAAGGACTTGGTCGCGCATTTTAAAGTCTTTCTGAGCAGCGAAAACACGAAGCGAGCCATACTAAAAGAGAGATTTAAGCGTTATGTGGACAATATCGCCTACGTGAAGCAGGAAAACGGGGAGAAAGTGGTGTGTTTGAAGAAGAAGTACAGATACCCGGAGATGCGCAGCGGGCGCGCGCAGGATGAGAAGCCCTTTAATGATGCTGCTGATGAAGACATCAACAGAGGAATCAAAGCATTGCATTTCGAAGAGAACGCCAGCGTACATGAAGGAATCGATGATCTGAAAGCTGTGAGAGATGATGAAGAGGAGCTGTGTGTGTCGGACATCGCACTGATTGAGAAAGACGAAATTGTGCATGGAAACGATGTCAAACCAAATGCTCCTGAGCTCTCTAATGCCCGGTCAACAGGAGAGGCTGGGGTTGGCAGGGCTTCTGTCACGCCACAGGTCATCGTTAATCGACGGAGAACATCCAGGGGATCTCAGCGGAGTCTGCTGGGCTCTTCTGAGGATGGAGCAAATGATGCACTGCCTGAGGATAGCAGCACCCCAAAATGCAGCCGCAAGAACTTCATAGAGCTCATGATGAGCAGTTCTCCACAG GTGAGACGCTCACTGGTGCACCGTAACTCCCAAGGGCAGATGTCAGCCAGGAACAGTGACTTCAGAATGTCATCTGTGGACGAGGATTGTGCTTCGGTAACTTTAGACCCACTGGAACACGAGTGGATGATGTGCACGGCAGATGGCGAGTGGGACAGTCTGCAGAGGCTGCTCGAGTGTGATCCCACGCTCATCTCCAAGAAGGACTTCATCACGGGGTTCACGTGTCTGCACTGGGCGGCCAAGCAAGGCAGACACGAGCTTTTCGCAATGCTGGTGGATTTTGCCAAACGGCACGGCGTCACCGTCAATGTAAACACTCGATCCAGCGCCGGCTACACGCCTCTGCACCTGGCAGCCATGCACAATCATAAAGAGGTCATGAAGCTTCTGGTGGGAGCGTATGATGCTGATGTGGATGTGAGGGATTACAGTGGGAAGAAAGCGGCGCAGTACCTCCGTGCTAGCGTCACGGGCGACATCAGGGACATCGTAGGAGCTTGTCCGAACTCTGACACAGAGAACGCATCTGGAGCCGGGCGATGGAAGCTTCCTAAAGTCCTGCAGTCTAATCTCAACCCTCTACGGTTACTAAACCACCCTGAGGAGATGACGGCCGATGCTCAGCCCAGGCCCAAATCTCTGTACCGGAAATCCTCCATCGGCCGCATCAGACTGCAGAGGAACCGCTTCAAGACGCAGATCGTCCACAGCACATCATTCAGAGAGAACCAGGAAGGAGAGGAGACGCTCAAGAGCCCGGTCAAATCCAGACCCATATCCAACCTGTTTGGCTGA